Within the Niveispirillum cyanobacteriorum genome, the region ATCGTGCGTGCGCCCCGCGCTGATCAGCCGTCCGAAGGTGTAGCCGGCACTCTGAACGTGGTGACGAAGGAGAGCGAGGCGTTTGAGGGCGGTTTCGCCAAGGCCGGCGCCCTGATCAATGAGGATGGCAAGGTTCGCCCCTCCTTCGCGGTCGCCTATGCCGACAGTATTGAAGACATGTCCTACTGGGCTGCCATCAACTTTCAGGGCCGCCGTAACCCGAAAAAGAAGGTCACTGATTTTTACGATGGTTCGTTCAGCGAATATACAGGCAGGGAATTGCAGGATGATACCCGTGACGGCGTTGATATCTCCGCCAACGGGGAACTGGTCACGCGGCTGGGCGAGGGCTCGCTGCGTCTGACCGGGCTGGTGGTCGATACCAACCGCGATGAGGATGAAACCTCCGTCACGTTCGAGGGCGACAGCCCCGCAGAACTGGAACAGGACGAGGTGGAAGTGCAGCGTGAACGTATCGGTCAGCAGACCTACGCCCTGTCGGCGGCCTTCACCCACCCGCTCTCCATCGGCGAACTGGGCCTGGATGCCGGCTGGTCCGGCTATCGTGAGGATAGCAAGACCGAAGTGGATGAGGGCGACGCGGTCGACGAGGCCGAACTGGTGGAGCGCGAGACGCTGGACACCACTGACGATGAGCTGTCGGGCACGGTTTATTACAAGTTCACCCAGGGCATGGTGGCGACCAAGGCCGGCATCGACCTGCTGCACAAAAAGCGCGACACCGCCAACCGCACCTTTGAACTGGATGATGGCGCGTGGGAGGAAGAAACGGCCCCCGGCGCCGTCTTCACCATCAAGGAACAGCGCTATGATCCCTATGTGCGCTTTTCCTTGAACCTGACCGACCGCCTGACACTGGATGCCGGTGCCCGCTATGAGATCTCACGCCGCGATGTCAGCAGCGAGGATGGCAAGGCCGATTATGACAGCGAGGCCTTCAACCCGTCCGCCCATCTGCGCTTTCAGGCGACCGAGGCCGACCGCTTCCTGTTCTCCGTGGCCCGCACGGTCCGCCGTCCCGATTACGACCTGATCAGCCCCTATCGCCAGGAGGAGGAGCCGGCGGACGAGGATGAGCTGATCGGCAATCCCCTGCTGGCCAATGAGCGCGCCTGGGGCATTGATGTCGGGTATGAGCGGCAGCTGGGCCGGCGCGGCATCATCGGTGCCAATTTCTTCTACCGCGACATCACGAACCTGATTGAGCTGTTCAATACCGGCGAGGATGCCGAGGCCGGCGGCAATGTCTATGAGGCGCGTAATGCCGGCAAGGGGCAGAGCTGGGGCATGGAGATCGACTTCTCCACCCCGCTGGACTTTGCGGGCCTGCCCGATACGGGCCTGTTCGCCAATTACACCTGGCTGGACAGCGAGATGCGCGACCCCACGCTGGGCACCAAGCGCCGTTTCAACAATCAGCCCCGGCATATCTACAATCTGGGCTTCATCCAGACGATCCAGAGCCTTGATGCCAGCCTGGGCGCGTCCCTGTCTGGCCGGTCGAAGGCCAAGGAGGTGTCTCTGGATGAGGAGGTCGATCTCTCCTACGGCAAGGACCTGGAAGCCTTTGTCGAAAAGCGTTTCGCCGACCGGTTCGTCCTGCGTCTGTCTGCCTCCAACCTGCTGAACCGCAAGAAGAAGGAAGGGTTCGTGACCTTCGACGGCGACAGCGTGGCCGACATCATCGACGCCCACCGCGCCGGTGAGGTGGAGGAAAGCGAGCGTGAGAGCGAGCAGTCCGGCCGCCTGTTCCAGGTCACCCTACGTGCCACGTTCTGAGTTGTTTGATCTGTCGTTCCCTCACCCTCCCAAACGCTGGCGCCGATGGGAGGGTGAGGGGGCCCCGCTCCCTTGAAAGGACCCCCATGCGCCCCCTGATCCCGCTCGCCCTGATCCTGATGCTCGCTGCCTGCGGCCAGGAACCTGCCGCCCCGGTGGCCGCTTCCGCTCCCCTCCCTCTGGTGAAACCAGTGGCGGAAACGGTACCCGGACTGCCCGATGGCGGGGCAAAGGGCGATGCCGATGATCCGTCCTTCTGGCTGCACCCGGACGACCCGGCCCGCAGTCTGGTGATTACGGCGGCCAAGGGGGCGGGATTGCGGGTTTATGACCTTCAGGGCAAGCTGGTGCAGCGGATCGATGCCGAGACTGAGGGACGCTACAACAATGTCGATGTCGCCTATGGGCTGAAGCGCCCCGACGGATCGACCATCGACATTGCGGTCGCCAGCGACCGGGGCCGCGACCGGCTGATGGTGTGGGCCATTGATCCGGCCAACCCGGCGGCCCCCCTGACCGATATCACCGACCCCACCCAGGGACAGGTCTTCCCCACCCGCCTGTCGCCGGACGGGATGGCGGAGGTGACGAACCCCGTTGCCGATCAGGCCAGCGCCTATGGCCTGACCCTGTGGAAGGACAAGGCAACGGGGGAGGTGCGGGCCGTGGTGGCGCAGCGCAACGCGGCCCGTCTGGCCGAACAGCGTCTGGTGATCCGGGCCGACGGCACGGTCGGACATGAGCGTACCCGCCACTGGGACTTCCCCACCACCCACAAGGGCCAGGACCTGACCGCCGAGAACGACAATGACCCGGCCCTGGACTGGCAGCCGCAGTTCGAGGGGCTGGTGGTGGATGAGGAAGCGGGCATCCTGTTCGCAGGGCAGGAGGATGTGGGCCTGTGGCGCGTCAACCTGACCACCGGGAAGGCTGACGACCAGCCCTTCTATGAAACGCGCGGATCGGTCAAAAGTCCCTTCAACAGCCAAGACAGCAAGGTCGCCCGCGATGTCGAAGGCTTGGCGCTATATCGCGGCGCCGATGGCACCGGCTACCTGATCGCGTCCAGCCAGGGCGACGCCCATGGCGATGAAAAGGCCCCCGACGCCGCTGGCCTGGATGACAGTTTCGCCATCTTCGAACGCGGCGGCCACAACCGCTATCTGGGCAGCTTCAAACTGACCGCCAATGGTGCCATCGATGCTGGCCAGGAATGCGACGGGGCCGAACTGATCTCCATCCCGCTGCCAGGATATCCGGCGGGTCTGCTGGTCGTGCAGGATGGGTACAATGACGACCTGAACGGCCTGAATGGCGAACCGGAGGCGACCAATTTCAAGTACATCTCCTGGGCCGAATTGGTGGCGGCGATGCCGCAGCTGACGGTGAAGGCCGGCGGGTGGTCGCCGCGTTAACGCGGCTCCACCACCGCTCTGAAATACGCCAACGTTTCCGCCTCCAGCGCCTTGACCCAGGCGGTGGGCCAGTAGCTCAGTTTTACAATCACGGTGCGGCTGGCGGGGTCGATGAAGATGTACTGGCCATGCACGCCCTTGGCCATGAAGGCGTCGCTGTCGGGCAGGGTCCACCAGAAATACTGGTAGCCCTGATCCCGACCGGGTGCCGCCGGTTCGGTCCCGTCGGGCACGGTGGATTGCCGGACCCAGTCGGCGGGCACTACCTGCCGGCCATTGGCCCGCCCGCCCTCCAGCATCATCAGGCCCAGGCGGCCATAGTCGCGAAGGGTGGCGTTGAAGCCCGCGCCGGCCCAGGCACGGCCCGTTCCCGGCGGCCCGTCCAGCAGCCAGGTCCCCGCCCGTTCCATCCCCGCCGGCTGCCACAGCTTTTCTGCCATATACGCTGCCAGCGGCTTGCCCGTGGCGCGTTCCAGGGCCCAGCCGACCACGCCGGTTTCCAGCGTTGAATAGTTGAAATGGCTGCCGGGCGCATGGTCGCTGCCGATACGGGTGGCAAGGTCGGTAAACCGCTCACGCTCAGTCACGAAGCTGTTCTCATACAGCTCCGCCATCTGGCTTTTTGTGCCGGTGCCATAGGTTTCGGCAAAGGCCGCCCCCGACCGCATCAGCAGCGCCTGACGCAATGTCACCCCCTCATACCCGCTGCCCGCCAGTTCTGGGACATAACGGGTCAGGAGATCATCGACACTGCCGATAGCCCCATCCCGGATGGCGATACCGACCAGGATGGAGGTAATGGATTTCGCCATGGAGAAGGAGATGAACCGGCTCTCCGGCCCGCTGTGATTGCGGTAGATCTCATGCACAATCCGCCCGTCGCAGATGACCAGCATGGCGTTGGTCCGCGTGCGTTCCAGAAAGGCGGCGGTGTCATATTGCTGCCCCTCGAAACTGTAGGTGAGGCTCAGGGGCCGGATATCCTCCGGCAGTTTCCAGACCTTCCGCCCCGCCGGCACGGGGGCCGTCTCAAACATCTCGTCCATATGGCGGAAGGTCAGGCTGTTCAGTCCCTCCCCATAGAGTACCCGCCGCATCTGCTGCTGCGACGGCGTCACCTCCGCCTGAACGGAACCGGCCAGCAGCAGCGACAGCAGCAGGAAGGGCAGGGGGCGGAACATGGGCGGCAGCCTTGCGGTCAGGGGACTGCTCCGCTCTACTAAGCCGCCTGTTCACCGTCAATCACAGCCTTCAACTCCACCGACGGGTCGGCGGCGCGGGCGGCATCGATCAGCTTCCCACCGGTGATCAGGGCCTTGGCCTGGATGAAGTCGCGGGCATTGTTCAGGCAGTCGATGGCGATCAGCCGCCCGTCGCGCAGATACAGGACGGAGAAGCCGGGGGCGGTGGTATCGCCGCGTACCAGCACCTGCTCATAATCCATGGCCAGACCCGCGGCCTGCATCTTCACATCATACTGGTCTGACCAGAACCAGGGCAGGGCGGCATAGGGCTTTTCCAGACCCAGGATCGTATCCGCCGCTACCTTGCCCTGATCAACGGCATTCTGCACCGATTCCAGGCGGATGGCCCGGCCCGCGAAGGCATTGGGATGCAGGGCGCAATCGCCGATTGCAAGGATGTGCGGGTCCTGCGTCCGGCACAGTGCATCCACCACCACCCCGTTGGGGCAGGGGAGGCCAGCCAGGGCCAGCGGTTCGACATTGGGGATGATGCCAATGCCGACAATCACGATATCGGCCTGGATCAGGCTGCCATCCGACAGTTCCACACCGTTCACCCGCCCCTCACCGCGCAAGGCCGACACCTGGGCCGACAGGCGGACATCCACGCCGTGACGGCGATGCAATTCGGCGTAGAAGGCAGAGACAGGCGGGGAGGTGACGCGGGCCAGCAGCCGTTCCTGGGCCTCCAGTACCGTCACCTCATGCCCCATGGCGCGCAGCACCGCCGCGGTCTCCAGCCCGATGTAGCCGCCGCCCACGATCACCACGCGCGCACCCGGCACAAGATCGGCCTTCAGCGCGTCGATATCGGCGATGGTGCGGATGGCATGCACGCCGGCCAGACCGGCCCCTGGACAGGACAGACGCCGGGGCCGCCCGCCCGTGGCCCAGATCAGTTTGCCATATCCGACCCGTGCGCCATCCGTCAGGGTCAGGGTTCGTTCGGCCCTGTCCACCGCCGTCACACGCCGGCCCGTCAGCAGACTGACCTGTTTTTCTTGCCAATATTCCGGCTTGCGCAGGGCCAGACGTGCCGCGTCGCGCTTGCCGGCCAGATATTCCTTGGACAGGGGCGGGCGTTCATAGGGGGCTGCGTCTTCATCCCCGATTATCGCAATGGACCCGGGAAAGCCACCCTGGCGCAGGGATTGCGCGCATTGCGCCGCCGCCTGTCCCGCCCCGGCAATGACGATATCGTAGTCGGTCTGGCCCATGGCAACGGTCCTTTGCAAGAAGACGCACCTGTCCCGTTCCCGACCACGACGGGGCAGCGGGATCAGGGACCAGTGGCAGGTGGAATGCGCGCGGGCCTTATTCCGCCGCGCGCTGCCCAGTCAGGGAGATATATTCGGCGAAGATATCGCCCTGGATCGTCGTATGCTGACGCAGCCGGCGATAGGCGATTTCAGGGTCGCCCTGCTGCACCGCCTCCATGATGGCGGCATGGTCGCGCAGGTTTTCCTCTGCCCGGCCCGGATAGTTCAGCTGATAACGGCGATAGGGAACAAGCTGCAGGGCCAGCTTGTCGGTCATTTCCACCAGCACGTCATTATGGCTGCCCCAGACCAGCAGCTGATGGAACTTGCGGCTGGCCGCGTAATATTCGTCCTGGCGACCGGCATTATAATGGTCTTCGGACTGCTTATGCACCTCGGCCAGCTTGGCCTTTTCCTCCGGCGACATGCGGCGTGCCGACAGCTTGGCGCACAGGCCCTCCAACTCCGACATGACCTCAAACATATGGATCATGCGGCGGATATCCATGCTGGCCACGACGGCCCCCTGGCGTGGACGCTTTTCTACCAGCCCGGATTCCACCAATTGCAGCACCGCCTCGCGCACCGGCGTGCGGGAAACGCCGAAGCGGTTGGCAATCACTTCCTCGTCCAGGCGTGAACCGGGACGCAGGCGGCCCATGAAAATGTCCTGTTCCAGGGACACACGCACATGTTCTGCATGCGTGACGTGTGTAGGCTTGTTCATCAATCCTCCGCCGCGCGGTACCCGCGCTTGGCCATTTCCGCCTCTCCCGATGCCGCCACCATCGCACCCCGTACAGGACGGCATCCCTGTCATGTATCGGTCATGGTGGGCCACAAGTCAAGCCGTCGCGGCGTGGATTGAATACGGATAAGGCCGTCTGTGCATACTTTGATGCGGGGCCGCTCCCCGTAGGCTCAGGCAGGTGAGCTGGTGGGGAGAGATAAGAACGGCGGGATGCCAGGGGAATGGTGGCGGCAGCCGGCGGAACAACGAACTTCCTGCACGGCCGCACAATTTCTGTCTTCGTATACATTGCGCGCCGTAAAAAAATATTATACAGTCCAAATCGTATCCAGAAAACGCCAACCCCGAACGTGTGTGACGGGGCCTTGTATCCGGCAATGCCGCCGGAATTCCCAGAATGATCCGCCGTGAATGCGGGTGACAGGAAAAGAGCCGCCGAAGCGCGGCGATCAGGGAGGATAAGTCGATGTCACGGAGATACCGTGTGGCAGGGCTGGGCCTGTGCGCCAGCGCGTTCGCCATGCTTGCAACCATGCCCGCCGCCATCGCGCAGCAGGCCCCCGCCTCCAGCACGGAAGTGGCACAGGCCGCGCCGGCACAGGCCATCGGTCTGGATGAGATCGTGGTGACGGCCAACCGCCGGCAGAGCAATTTGCAGGAAACGCCGGTGGCCGTGTCGGCCTTCACGCCCGCCATGTTCGATGCGGCCCCGCCCAAGGATTTAGGTGATATCGCGGCCTACGTGCCCAATTTCTCCGCCGCGCGCGTCACCGGCTTCAACGCTGCCTCCTTCGCCATGCGCGGCGTCGGGCAGGTGGACATCATCGTCTATTCAGAGGCGCCCGTGGGCGTGATGCTGGACGATTTCGTGATGCCCAGCGTGCAGAGCCAGCTTCTGGACACGTTCGACGTGGAGCGGGTGGAAGTACTGCGCGGGCCCCAGGGAACGCTGTTCGGCAAGAACACGACCGGCGGTGTCGTCACCGTATACACGAAGAAGCCATCCCTGACCGATCAGGCGGGCGAGGTGCAGTTCACTGCCGGCAGTTTCGGCACCCGCGCGGCCAAGGCATCGGTGAACTTGCCGCTGGTGGAGGACAAGCTGGGCGTGCGTCTGGTCGCCGCCTATAACAAGTCCGACGGCTATTACAAGAACGGTGCCTGCTATGGCCCGGTTCCCGGCAGCAATGCGCGCGGCTGCGGCGATGGCTCCAAGCTGGGTGGCGAGGATATCTTCAATGGCCGCGCCAAGGTTCTGTGGAAGCCGGTGGAGAATGTCGAGGCTTTGTTCCAGGTGGAACGCGTGCGCGACAATTCCGACAGCGTGCCCGTCGTCAACACCACGCCGTCCGACAACCGTTGGGCCTTCTATAATCTGGGCTTCAGCCAGGATGCCGGCGACCCGCTGGACCATGCCGGCATCACCAACCGCGACGACAGCCTGCTGAACATGTCGGATGGACATCAGGTCGATGTCGACGGCTATTACAGCACCCTCAACTGGGACGCCGACAAGGTTACGCTGACCTCCGTCACCGGCTGGCGCAAGCAATATTCGCAGCTGCCCAGCACCTATACGGGTGAGGTCGGCCCCATTTCCCTTTTCGATGCCAACCGCACCGACCTGCGTAAGACCTTCCAGCAGGAATTCCGCATGGCGTCCAACTGGGACGGACCGGTGCAGATGGTGGCCGGCGGCTTTTATCAGAAGAACGACGTGAATTTCTGCGTGGCGCAGATCCTGGGCTTCCTTGACCTGTTCGGCGTGACCCTGCCGTTCGGCACCTTCAACAACAACCCGCAGGTCCTGTGCAATCAGGAACGTCAGAAGGCCTATGCCGCCTATGGAGACGTCACCTGGGAGGTTAATGACAAGCTGACCCTGATCGGTGGTGCCCGCTGGACCAAGGAGAAGAAGGCCTGGGCCGGGCGCAATCAGGTGTTCGTGCAGGCCCTGTCCGGCACCTTTGATCCGAATTTCACCTGGAATAAGCTGGGTAAGCTTCTGAATGCCGGTGATTTCAACAAGTACCCGACCGGGGTGGTGCGCGACAGCGAAAGCTGGTCTGAACCAACTTGGCGGGCCAGCGCGTCCTATAAGGTCACCGACGATCTGATGGCCTATGCCACCTATTCGCGGGGCTTCCGGTCCGGTGCCTATAATGACCAGACAGGGACCACGGGTGTGGCCATTCCAGCACAGGCCGCCCGGCCCACGAACCCGGAACTGGCTGACAGCTATGAAGCTGGCATCAAGACCGACTTCCTTGACAACCGCGCCCGGCTGAACGCGACCGCTTTCTATGTGAACTACAAGGACATGCAGCGCGGTCTGGTCGCCACGCTGACCAACTCCTTCGGGGAACAGGTGCAGGAAACCCGCTTCTTCAATGCGGGTGAGGCCACCGTGAAAGGGCTGGAGCTGGAAGGCAGCATCCTGCCGACCGACGGCTTGGAAATCCGCGGCGTTCTGGGCTATCTGGACGCTAAGTATGACCGGTTCGAAGCCGATACGAACTTCGACGGCAAGATCGATATCGACTTCTCCAACCGCCCCCTGAACCGCGCCCCCAAATGGCAATGGTCGCTGGACGCCACCTACACGATGGATCTGGCCGACAAGGGCGAGATCCTGTTCAACGGCGCTATCCAGTTTGAGGATGAAAACGGCTATGTCTATTCCGATGTCAGCCCGGAGTTCGACAGCAAGCTGGTCAAGAAGACCCTGCTGAACGCCGCCATCACCTGGCACGATGCCGACGGCCGCTACACGGTCCAGGCCGTGGGCCGCAACCTGACCGACAAGCGCTACAACACCGCCACCAACGTGGTCGGCTCACTCTGGACCTTCTCCACCTACGGCCCGCCCCGCTATTACGGCCTGACCGTGGGGGCGAAGTTCTAAGGGGCCCCCCTGAAGCGTGAACTCCCGAGAGGCGACCTTTGGGGGGCTGGTGCGGACCGGTCCCCCCTTTTCTTTTGGGTGTCAAGAGCCGTAAAGCTGACTGTGCGTACCCACTCGAATAAACATCACGGTGACATAGCCCCCGGTCTCGATGAACACGAGGCGCAGGTCAAAACCCGCGCTGATGGATCGATGTCCCGCAAGCGCGCCTTTCAGGGGATGATTATACAGTTCCGGAGCATGGGGATTGTCGCAGAAGGCCTTGATCGCCTTCTCCACCGCCGTCTGCTGATTTGGCTGCAACAGGTCAAGCTGTTTGATGAATTTCCGGTGGAAGCGGATTTCCATGCTCACCCGCCGGTGCCGCTCCGCTGGTGTCGCAGATAGGCGATGGCGGCATCCGCGTCCTGGAAGCCGGGGGAAAGGTTCTCGCCCAGCTGCGCTTCTGCACTGGCCGCCAGGATTTCCTGCTCTTCCGCCGGCGTGAAGCCGTTCTCTGTCAGGACTTCCTCAACATGCACGCGCACCAGCGCGTCCGGCGAGATGCCGGGCCGCAGCTTCGCCGGAACATCCCGGGCGCGGTAGATACCCGCCGGAAGGGTTGGCTTTGTAGGGGCGAAACGCATGGCTTCAGGTCCAGAGGCACAATGACGATCAATAGTCGGACATTGCCGCCGCCCTGTCAAACCCGCCAGCTGGTGCCTCACACCACATTGAAATGCTCCGGCACGCCGCCGGGCCAGACGGTGCCCCACATCTGCATGCCGCCATCGATGGTCAGCATTTCACCGGTGATGAACTTGCCCGACGGGGCGACCAGATAGATCACACCCTCGGCCACGTCCCAGGCATTGCCCATGCGGCGCATCGGGTTGGTATCGGCAAAGCGCGCGGTGGCCTCTGGCGGATAGACGTTGAAACCTTCTGTCGCCACCGTGCCGGGCGCCACGCAGTTCACGCGGATATTCAGCGGCGCCCATTCGGTGGCCACCGTCTTGGACAGATAGATCACGCCGGCCCGCGCCGCACAGGTATGGGCCGCCTGGGGCATGCCGCGTTCGACATAGGCCACGATATTGACGATGGACCCCGCCTCGCCCCTGTCGCGCCAGCGCTTGGCGGCGGCCTGCATCATGTGCCAGGTGCCGTTCAGGTTGGTGTCGATGACGGCGTTCCAGCCCTTCTTGGAAAAGTCGATGGCCGCCTGCGGGAACTGCCCGCCGCCATTATTCACTACATGGTCGATGCGCCCGAATTCCGCGATGGTGCGGTCCATCAGCGCGTCCACCTGATCGGGGTCGCGGATGGTCATGGGCATGATGGCGATGTCGCGGCCCAGCAGGCGGCGGATGCCGTCCCGCGTCTCGGCCAGCTTTTCCTCCCGTCGGCCACAGATCATCACCTTGGCACCCAGCCGCGTGAACAGATAGGCCATGGCCTTGCCCATGCCGCTGCCCCCACCCGACAGCACCACTACCTGATCCTGCAGCAGGTCCGGGCGATAGACGGTGGGCAGGCTGGCCAGCTCTTCCTCGCTGAAGCCCCATTGTCTGGTTTCGGTCATGGTTCAGTCCCCCAGCCGCCCGATGATGGCGACCGATGTGATGTTGCGGTTGGGCAGGCCGCCCAGATTGTGGGTCAGGCCGAAACGCGGGTCCGGCAATTGCCGTTCGCCCGCGCGGCCCTGAAGCTGCAAATAAATCTCATAGACCATGCGCAGGCCCGTGGCCCCGATGGGGTGGCCGAAACATTTCAGACCGCCGTCGATCTGGCAGGGGATTTTGCCGTCGCGGTCGAAGAACCCGTCCATCACGTCGCGTACGGCCCCACCCTCCGGCGACAGGCGCAGATCCTCCATCACCACCAGTTCGGTGACGGAGAAACAATCATGCACCTCGATCAGCGACAGTTCGGCGCGCGGGTCCCTGATCCCCGCCTCCTCATAGGCGCGCTTGGCCGCGATGCGGGTGGTCAGGGTATAGGAACCGTCCCAGGAGCCATGCGCCAGCTCTACCCCGTTGCTGGGGGCCAGCTGCAGCGCCTTCACCGTCACCGGATTATGCTTGCCCAGGGACCGGGCAATCTCCGGCGTGGTGACGATGGCGCAGGCCGCCCCGTCCGACACGCCGGCGCAATCGAACAGGCCCAGCGGATAGGCCACCATGCGCGCATCCAGCACCTGTTGCTCGGTGATCGGATTGCGCAGATGCGCCTTGGGGTTCAAGGCACCATTGGCATGGCTTTTTACCGAGATATGGGCCATGGCGCGTTTAAGATCGGCCATGTCCGTCCGCGTGCGCGCGGCATAGGCGGCCCCCAACTGCGCAAAGCCGCCGGGTGCCGTATTCTGCGGCAGCCAGAGATCCTCAAATGTACCCTTGGTCCGTTCCGGCAGGCCGCCGAAGCCGGTATCTTTCAGCTTTTCCACGCCCATGGCGATGGCGATGTCGCACGCCCCAGCCGCGACCGCATAGACAGCCCCGCGCAGCGCCTCTGTCCCCGTGGCGCACAAATTCTCCACCCGCGTGACGGGGATGTTGGGTAGGCGCAGCGCCATGGACAAGGGCAGGGCCGATTTCCCCACGCTCTGTTCGTCAAAGAACACACCCATCCAGCCCGCCTGGATGTCGGATTTCTGGATGCCGGCATCGTGCAAGCATTCCTGAAACGCCTCCAGCATCAGATCGTCAGGCCCGGCATCCCAGCGTTCGCCAAACCGCGAACAGCCCATGCCGATGATCGCCACCTTGTCGCGGATACCCTTGGCCATTTCAGCCTTCTCCCTGCGGTGTGGCTTTCCAGAAATACCGGCGGAAGCCGCGCTTCTCGTCATCATCCTTCAGGCGGAAGACCATGCGGACG harbors:
- a CDS encoding SDR family oxidoreductase, whose amino-acid sequence is MTETRQWGFSEEELASLPTVYRPDLLQDQVVVLSGGGSGMGKAMAYLFTRLGAKVMICGRREEKLAETRDGIRRLLGRDIAIMPMTIRDPDQVDALMDRTIAEFGRIDHVVNNGGGQFPQAAIDFSKKGWNAVIDTNLNGTWHMMQAAAKRWRDRGEAGSIVNIVAYVERGMPQAAHTCAARAGVIYLSKTVATEWAPLNIRVNCVAPGTVATEGFNVYPPEATARFADTNPMRRMGNAWDVAEGVIYLVAPSGKFITGEMLTIDGGMQMWGTVWPGGVPEHFNVV
- a CDS encoding acetyl-CoA acetyltransferase; translated protein: MAKGIRDKVAIIGMGCSRFGERWDAGPDDLMLEAFQECLHDAGIQKSDIQAGWMGVFFDEQSVGKSALPLSMALRLPNIPVTRVENLCATGTEALRGAVYAVAAGACDIAIAMGVEKLKDTGFGGLPERTKGTFEDLWLPQNTAPGGFAQLGAAYAARTRTDMADLKRAMAHISVKSHANGALNPKAHLRNPITEQQVLDARMVAYPLGLFDCAGVSDGAACAIVTTPEIARSLGKHNPVTVKALQLAPSNGVELAHGSWDGSYTLTTRIAAKRAYEEAGIRDPRAELSLIEVHDCFSVTELVVMEDLRLSPEGGAVRDVMDGFFDRDGKIPCQIDGGLKCFGHPIGATGLRMVYEIYLQLQGRAGERQLPDPRFGLTHNLGGLPNRNITSVAIIGRLGD